AGAATCTGGTGCAGAAGGTGGCATGAAGGTCTGCTCCAATAGTGACCGAATGCCGTGAAACCTTACGCCCTGATGAAATATTTATTTATCATCCACCTGGTGCTACGCCAGGCATGGGAGCACCCTCCAAAAAACAGGGGATTTAGCAAGTAACATCACCTCGCCCTAACAAATGATATAACCTTGTTTATGCCGCATGACAAAAAGCGCACAATTGGGCGCGTCTTTGAACCTGTAGCTCTTTGCCCTCTCAATCAATGAGAGGGGGATGATTCTGCAGAGCTTATCCCTCCAGGATGGAAGCAGATACGCGGGCGATGATGTGGCCCTGAGGGTCACGAACGATCACTTTACCATGCTCGACCACCGGAGAATCCCCCATCGCCTGCACATAATCGGTCGCTAAGTCCTTGCTGCAGCCCAGCACCTGGCAGAGGCGGGTCACGCGGGAATTGAATTCGGATTCGGTCATATCCAGCATCTAACCGCATTCTAAATCAGACGCTAGGCAAAATGAAGGAGAGTCTTTAGCCTACTACTTCCATGAGAGGGCTGCTTGTGCGCGAAATAGAGGGCTTTTTGCATCGTTACCCAGGCATGCGCTGCTTCCTGCTTTTCTTGACCTTTTGCTGCACCTCTATTGCAGCCCGGCCAAACGTGATTTTCATCATCAGCGATGATCAGGGGTATCCGGACTTGGGCTGCATCGGCACAAAGCCGGTGCTGACGCCTAATCTGGACAAACTGGCAGCCGAAGGGGTGCGGGGTGCGAGTTTTTATGTGACGTGGCCTGCCTGCACCCCCTCTCGTGGAAGCGTACTGACGGGGCGGTATCCCCAGCGCAACGGGCTCTATGACATGGTGCGCAATGACTTGGTGAATTATGGCTATGTGTATAACGCTGAAGAGTATGCCACCTCCCCCGAAATGACGCTGGGTCTGGACCCCAAGGAGGTGACGCTGGGAGACATGCTAAAAAAGGCAGGCTATGCCACTGGCTGTGTGGGCAAGTGGGACATGGGCCAGGCAAAACGGTACCTGCCGCTGCAACGCGGGTTTGATTTCTTCTATGGCCACGGCAACAACGGCATCGACTACTACACGCACGAGCGCTACGGCGTGCCCTCGCTGTTTCGCGGGAATGTGCGGACGGAAGAGGATAAGGGCAGCTACGTGACGGATATCTTCCGCCGGGAGGCGCTTTATTTTGTGAATGAGAACCTGGGACAAAAACCCTTTTTCCTTTATCTGGCCTTCAATGCCCCGCATGCAGCATCCTCCTTTTCCGAAGGTACAGTCGCTGGAAAAAAGCGCAGCGGTGGTCCAGGTGTGCAGGTGCCGGAGAAGTATGCCGCCCTGTATCAAGACAAGGTGAAGGATGAAAAACTGGCCCGGTATTATGGAGGCGTGA
This region of Prosthecobacter fusiformis genomic DNA includes:
- a CDS encoding sulfatase-like hydrolase/transferase produces the protein MIFIISDDQGYPDLGCIGTKPVLTPNLDKLAAEGVRGASFYVTWPACTPSRGSVLTGRYPQRNGLYDMVRNDLVNYGYVYNAEEYATSPEMTLGLDPKEVTLGDMLKKAGYATGCVGKWDMGQAKRYLPLQRGFDFFYGHGNNGIDYYTHERYGVPSLFRGNVRTEEDKGSYVTDIFRREALYFVNENLGQKPFFLYLAFNAPHAASSFSEGTVAGKKRSGGPGVQVPEKYAALYQDKVKDEKLARYYGGVTCMDEAIGALMDTVEKAGQKDNTIFIFMSDNGGSGNGGNAPLNGSKSTMWEGGLRVPFIARWPGKLPAGKVTDEFITALELVPTLLAATETPAPEGVTLDGFNMLPILRGEASSPRKDMFWQRRSDKAARVGNWKWLESAKGKGLYDLSTDIGEKTDLSKEKPEVLKMMQDQFAAWRKTMDETEPRGPFRDY